A single region of the Nocardioides aquaticus genome encodes:
- a CDS encoding type II 3-dehydroquinate dehydratase: MRVLVLNGPNLGRLGRRQPEVYGTATHAELAERCVGWGVDLGLEVEVRQTNHEGLMLDWLGTAADDRTPVVLNAAAWTHYSYALFDACAMLEAPLVEVHLSDPLQRPEEFRHHSVVTPHAALVVSGQGVEGYRVALAHLANG; encoded by the coding sequence GTGAGGGTGCTGGTCCTGAACGGCCCCAACCTGGGACGGCTCGGGCGCCGCCAGCCCGAGGTCTACGGCACCGCGACCCACGCCGAGCTCGCCGAGCGCTGCGTCGGCTGGGGGGTCGACCTGGGGCTCGAGGTCGAGGTGCGCCAGACCAACCACGAGGGCCTGATGCTCGACTGGCTCGGGACGGCCGCCGACGACCGGACGCCGGTGGTGCTCAACGCCGCCGCGTGGACGCACTACTCCTACGCCCTCTTCGACGCCTGCGCGATGCTCGAGGCGCCGCTGGTCGAGGTGCACCTCTCGGACCCCCTGCAGCGGCCCGAGGAGTTCCGCCACCACTCGGTGGTGACCCCCCACGCCGCGCTGGTGGTGTCCGGGCAGGGCGTCGAGGGCTACCGCGTGGCGCTCGCCCACCTCGCGAACGGCTAG